Proteins encoded together in one Larus michahellis chromosome 4, bLarMic1.1, whole genome shotgun sequence window:
- the ABCD4 gene encoding lysosomal cobalamin transporter ABCD4 isoform X5, with the protein MFLTLLCVALLEQLVIYQVGVIPSQYYEVLGNKDFSGFKTLTAVALTLIVVNSTLKSFDQFICNMMYVNWRKSLTEYLHSCYFQGQVYYSLHVLREDIDNPDQRISQDVERFCRQLSSMASKIVISPFTLAYYTYQCFHSTGWLGPVSIFGYFIIGTIVNKVLMSPIVSKLVQQEKLEGDFRFKHMQIRVNAEPAAFYRAGRVEHMRTNRRLQSLLQTQRELIGKELWLYIGINTFDYLGSILSYVVIAIPIFSGVYGDLSPTELSALVSKNAFVSIYLIGCFSQLIDLSSTVSDVAGYTHRIGELQETLLSLGRKKNDNYSEAKASWDLDSSCSGENPVPRDTAFLLERVTLSVPSSGKLLIKDLSLRISQGNSVMIVGNTGTGKTSLLRVLGGLWESTRGSIKMLTCFGPRGVVFLPQRPFFTDGSLREQVIYPLKEIYPVSGSADDERIVRFLELAGLTDLLERAGGLDKQVDWNWYDILSPGEMQRLSFARLFYLQPKYAVLDEATSALTEEVEHELYRVCLQLGMTLISVGHRASLEKFHSWILKLHGEGRWELTRCEKMKPGKDAEKQALVCPATEPACAWESSE; encoded by the exons ATGTTCCTGACGCTGCTCTGCGTCGCCTTGCTGG AGCAGCTGGTTATCTACCAGGTCGGTGTCATCCCCAGCCAGTACTACGAGGTCCTGGGGAACAAGGACTTCTCCGGGTTCAAAACACTGACTGCCGTGGCCCTGACTCTCATCGTAGTGAATTCCACG CTAAAAAGTTTCGACCAGTTTATCTGCAACATGATGTACGTGAACTGGAGAAAATCCCTCACCGAATACCTCCACAGCTGCTACTTCCAGGGCCAGGTCTACTACAGCCTGCACGTGCTGCGTGAGGACATCGATAACCC GGACCAGCGTATCAGCCAGGATGTGGAGAGGTTCTGCAGGCAGCTCAGCTCCATGGCCAGCAAGATTGTCATCTCGCCCTTCACACTGGCCTACTACACATACCAGTGCTTCCACAG CACAGGCTGGCTAGGCCCGGTGAGCATCTTTGGGTATTTCATCATTGGGACAATTGTCAACAAGGTATTGATGAGCCCAATTGTGTCTAAACttgtgcagcaggaaaaactggaaGGGGATTTCAG GTTCAAGCACATGCAGATTCGTGTCAACGCAGAACCAGCTGCTTTCTACAG GGCTGGGCGAGTGGAGCACATGCGCACGAACCGGAGGCTGCAGAGCCTGCTGCAGACCCAGAGGGAGCTGATAGGCAAGGAGCTGTGGCTCTACA TTGGGATCAACACCTTTGACTACCTGGGCAGCATCCTGAGCTACGTGGTCATTGCCATTCCCATATTTTCTGGGGTCTACGGTGACTTGAGTCCAACAGAGCTCAGCGCCCTCGTTAGCAAG AATGCCTTTGTTTCCATCTACCTCATTGGCTGCTTCAGCCAACTCATAGATCTCTCCAGCACTGTGAGCGATGTAGCTGGCTACACACACAG GATTGGTGAATTGCAGGAGACCTTGCTGAgccttggcagaaaaaaaaatgataactACTCAGAAGCCAAAGCCAGCTGGGATTTGGACAG CAGCTGTTCTGGGGAGAACCCAGTGCCAAGGGACACAGCTTTCCTTCTGGAGCGGGTGACACTCTCAGTGCCATCCTCTGGCAAGCTACTCATCAAGGACTTGAGCCTCAGGATCTCACAAGGAAACAGCGTGATGATTGTGGGGAACACTGGAACAGGGAAGACATCTCTCCTGAGGGTCCTTGGGGGACTCTGGGAAAGCACACGGG GGAGCATCAAGATGCTGACCTGCTTTGGCCCCCGGGGAGTGGTGTTCCTGCCGCAGCGGCCCTTCTTCACCGATGGAAGCCTGCGTGAGCAG GTGATCTATCCGCTGAAGGAGATCTATCCAGTTTCAG GGTCTGCAGATGATGAGAGAATTGTGCGATTCCTGGAGCTGGCCGGGCTG ACTGATTTGCTGGAAAGAGCTGGAGGACTGGACAAGCAGGTGGACTGGAACTG GTATGACATCCTGTCTCCAGGGGAGATGCAGAGGCTGTCATTTGCACGGCTCTTCTACCTCCAGCCAAAATATGCAG TGCTAGATGAAGCCACAAGTGCCTTGACAGAAGAGGTGGAGCATGAACTGTACCGTGTGTGCCTTCAGCTGGGCATGACACTGATCAGCGTGGGACACAGGGCCAGCCTGGAAAAG TTCCACAGCTGGATTTTGAAACTTCATGGAGAGGGAAGATGGGAGCTCACTCGATGCGAGAAGATGAAGCCAGGGAAGGATGCTGAAAAACAAGCCCTTGTCTGTCCAGCCACAGAACCTGCATGCGCATGGGAGAGCTCTGAATAG
- the ABCD4 gene encoding lysosomal cobalamin transporter ABCD4 isoform X8 — protein sequence MAGGSAEQLVIYQVGVIPSQYYEVLGNKDFSGFKTLTAVALTLIVVNSTLKSFDQFICNMMYVNWRKSLTEYLHSCYFQGQVYYSLHVLREDIDNPDQRISQDVERFCRQLSSMASKIVISPFTLAYYTYQCFHSTGWLGPVSIFGYFIIGTIVNKVLMSPIVSKLVQQEKLEGDFRFKHMQIRVNAEPAAFYRAGRVEHMRTNRRLQSLLQTQRELIGKELWLYIGINTFDYLGSILSYVVIAIPIFSGVYGDLSPTELSALVSKNAFVSIYLIGCFSQLIDLSSTVSDVAGYTHRIGELQETLLSLGRKKNDNYSEAKASWDLDSCSGENPVPRDTAFLLERVTLSVPSSGKLLIKDLSLRISQGNSVMIVGNTGTGKTSLLRVLGGLWESTRGSIKMLTCFGPRGVVFLPQRPFFTDGSLREQVIYPLKEIYPVSGSADDERIVRFLELAGLTDLLERAGGLDKQVDWNWYDILSPGEMQRLSFARLFYLQPKYAVLDEATSALTEEVEHELYRVCLQLGMTLISVGHRASLEKFHSWILKLHGEGRWELTRCEKMKPGKDAEKQALVCPATEPACAWESSE from the exons ATGGCGGGAGGCAGCGCCG AGCAGCTGGTTATCTACCAGGTCGGTGTCATCCCCAGCCAGTACTACGAGGTCCTGGGGAACAAGGACTTCTCCGGGTTCAAAACACTGACTGCCGTGGCCCTGACTCTCATCGTAGTGAATTCCACG CTAAAAAGTTTCGACCAGTTTATCTGCAACATGATGTACGTGAACTGGAGAAAATCCCTCACCGAATACCTCCACAGCTGCTACTTCCAGGGCCAGGTCTACTACAGCCTGCACGTGCTGCGTGAGGACATCGATAACCC GGACCAGCGTATCAGCCAGGATGTGGAGAGGTTCTGCAGGCAGCTCAGCTCCATGGCCAGCAAGATTGTCATCTCGCCCTTCACACTGGCCTACTACACATACCAGTGCTTCCACAG CACAGGCTGGCTAGGCCCGGTGAGCATCTTTGGGTATTTCATCATTGGGACAATTGTCAACAAGGTATTGATGAGCCCAATTGTGTCTAAACttgtgcagcaggaaaaactggaaGGGGATTTCAG GTTCAAGCACATGCAGATTCGTGTCAACGCAGAACCAGCTGCTTTCTACAG GGCTGGGCGAGTGGAGCACATGCGCACGAACCGGAGGCTGCAGAGCCTGCTGCAGACCCAGAGGGAGCTGATAGGCAAGGAGCTGTGGCTCTACA TTGGGATCAACACCTTTGACTACCTGGGCAGCATCCTGAGCTACGTGGTCATTGCCATTCCCATATTTTCTGGGGTCTACGGTGACTTGAGTCCAACAGAGCTCAGCGCCCTCGTTAGCAAG AATGCCTTTGTTTCCATCTACCTCATTGGCTGCTTCAGCCAACTCATAGATCTCTCCAGCACTGTGAGCGATGTAGCTGGCTACACACACAG GATTGGTGAATTGCAGGAGACCTTGCTGAgccttggcagaaaaaaaaatgataactACTCAGAAGCCAAAGCCAGCTGGGATTTGGACAG CTGTTCTGGGGAGAACCCAGTGCCAAGGGACACAGCTTTCCTTCTGGAGCGGGTGACACTCTCAGTGCCATCCTCTGGCAAGCTACTCATCAAGGACTTGAGCCTCAGGATCTCACAAGGAAACAGCGTGATGATTGTGGGGAACACTGGAACAGGGAAGACATCTCTCCTGAGGGTCCTTGGGGGACTCTGGGAAAGCACACGGG GGAGCATCAAGATGCTGACCTGCTTTGGCCCCCGGGGAGTGGTGTTCCTGCCGCAGCGGCCCTTCTTCACCGATGGAAGCCTGCGTGAGCAG GTGATCTATCCGCTGAAGGAGATCTATCCAGTTTCAG GGTCTGCAGATGATGAGAGAATTGTGCGATTCCTGGAGCTGGCCGGGCTG ACTGATTTGCTGGAAAGAGCTGGAGGACTGGACAAGCAGGTGGACTGGAACTG GTATGACATCCTGTCTCCAGGGGAGATGCAGAGGCTGTCATTTGCACGGCTCTTCTACCTCCAGCCAAAATATGCAG TGCTAGATGAAGCCACAAGTGCCTTGACAGAAGAGGTGGAGCATGAACTGTACCGTGTGTGCCTTCAGCTGGGCATGACACTGATCAGCGTGGGACACAGGGCCAGCCTGGAAAAG TTCCACAGCTGGATTTTGAAACTTCATGGAGAGGGAAGATGGGAGCTCACTCGATGCGAGAAGATGAAGCCAGGGAAGGATGCTGAAAAACAAGCCCTTGTCTGTCCAGCCACAGAACCTGCATGCGCATGGGAGAGCTCTGAATAG
- the ABCD4 gene encoding lysosomal cobalamin transporter ABCD4 isoform X10 — translation MMYVNWRKSLTEYLHSCYFQGQVYYSLHVLREDIDNPDQRISQDVERFCRQLSSMASKIVISPFTLAYYTYQCFHSTGWLGPVSIFGYFIIGTIVNKVLMSPIVSKLVQQEKLEGDFRFKHMQIRVNAEPAAFYRAGRVEHMRTNRRLQSLLQTQRELIGKELWLYIGINTFDYLGSILSYVVIAIPIFSGVYGDLSPTELSALVSKNAFVSIYLIGCFSQLIDLSSTVSDVAGYTHRIGELQETLLSLGRKKNDNYSEAKASWDLDSCSGENPVPRDTAFLLERVTLSVPSSGKLLIKDLSLRISQGNSVMIVGNTGTGKTSLLRVLGGLWESTRGSIKMLTCFGPRGVVFLPQRPFFTDGSLREQVIYPLKEIYPVSGSADDERIVRFLELAGLTDLLERAGGLDKQVDWNWYDILSPGEMQRLSFARLFYLQPKYAVLDEATSALTEEVEHELYRVCLQLGMTLISVGHRASLEKFHSWILKLHGEGRWELTRCEKMKPGKDAEKQALVCPATEPACAWESSE, via the exons ATGATGTACGTGAACTGGAGAAAATCCCTCACCGAATACCTCCACAGCTGCTACTTCCAGGGCCAGGTCTACTACAGCCTGCACGTGCTGCGTGAGGACATCGATAACCC GGACCAGCGTATCAGCCAGGATGTGGAGAGGTTCTGCAGGCAGCTCAGCTCCATGGCCAGCAAGATTGTCATCTCGCCCTTCACACTGGCCTACTACACATACCAGTGCTTCCACAG CACAGGCTGGCTAGGCCCGGTGAGCATCTTTGGGTATTTCATCATTGGGACAATTGTCAACAAGGTATTGATGAGCCCAATTGTGTCTAAACttgtgcagcaggaaaaactggaaGGGGATTTCAG GTTCAAGCACATGCAGATTCGTGTCAACGCAGAACCAGCTGCTTTCTACAG GGCTGGGCGAGTGGAGCACATGCGCACGAACCGGAGGCTGCAGAGCCTGCTGCAGACCCAGAGGGAGCTGATAGGCAAGGAGCTGTGGCTCTACA TTGGGATCAACACCTTTGACTACCTGGGCAGCATCCTGAGCTACGTGGTCATTGCCATTCCCATATTTTCTGGGGTCTACGGTGACTTGAGTCCAACAGAGCTCAGCGCCCTCGTTAGCAAG AATGCCTTTGTTTCCATCTACCTCATTGGCTGCTTCAGCCAACTCATAGATCTCTCCAGCACTGTGAGCGATGTAGCTGGCTACACACACAG GATTGGTGAATTGCAGGAGACCTTGCTGAgccttggcagaaaaaaaaatgataactACTCAGAAGCCAAAGCCAGCTGGGATTTGGACAG CTGTTCTGGGGAGAACCCAGTGCCAAGGGACACAGCTTTCCTTCTGGAGCGGGTGACACTCTCAGTGCCATCCTCTGGCAAGCTACTCATCAAGGACTTGAGCCTCAGGATCTCACAAGGAAACAGCGTGATGATTGTGGGGAACACTGGAACAGGGAAGACATCTCTCCTGAGGGTCCTTGGGGGACTCTGGGAAAGCACACGGG GGAGCATCAAGATGCTGACCTGCTTTGGCCCCCGGGGAGTGGTGTTCCTGCCGCAGCGGCCCTTCTTCACCGATGGAAGCCTGCGTGAGCAG GTGATCTATCCGCTGAAGGAGATCTATCCAGTTTCAG GGTCTGCAGATGATGAGAGAATTGTGCGATTCCTGGAGCTGGCCGGGCTG ACTGATTTGCTGGAAAGAGCTGGAGGACTGGACAAGCAGGTGGACTGGAACTG GTATGACATCCTGTCTCCAGGGGAGATGCAGAGGCTGTCATTTGCACGGCTCTTCTACCTCCAGCCAAAATATGCAG TGCTAGATGAAGCCACAAGTGCCTTGACAGAAGAGGTGGAGCATGAACTGTACCGTGTGTGCCTTCAGCTGGGCATGACACTGATCAGCGTGGGACACAGGGCCAGCCTGGAAAAG TTCCACAGCTGGATTTTGAAACTTCATGGAGAGGGAAGATGGGAGCTCACTCGATGCGAGAAGATGAAGCCAGGGAAGGATGCTGAAAAACAAGCCCTTGTCTGTCCAGCCACAGAACCTGCATGCGCATGGGAGAGCTCTGAATAG
- the ABCD4 gene encoding lysosomal cobalamin transporter ABCD4 isoform X6, protein MFLTLLCVALLEQLVIYQVGVIPSQYYEVLGNKDFSGFKTLTAVALTLIVVNSTLKSFDQFICNMMYVNWRKSLTEYLHSCYFQGQVYYSLHVLREDIDNPDQRISQDVERFCRQLSSMASKIVISPFTLAYYTYQCFHSTGWLGPVSIFGYFIIGTIVNKVLMSPIVSKLVQQEKLEGDFRFKHMQIRVNAEPAAFYRAGRVEHMRTNRRLQSLLQTQRELIGKELWLYIGINTFDYLGSILSYVVIAIPIFSGVYGDLSPTELSALVSKNAFVSIYLIGCFSQLIDLSSTVSDVAGYTHRIGELQETLLSLGRKKNDNYSEAKASWDLDSCSGENPVPRDTAFLLERVTLSVPSSGKLLIKDLSLRISQGNSVMIVGNTGTGKTSLLRVLGGLWESTRGSIKMLTCFGPRGVVFLPQRPFFTDGSLREQVIYPLKEIYPVSGSADDERIVRFLELAGLTDLLERAGGLDKQVDWNWYDILSPGEMQRLSFARLFYLQPKYAVLDEATSALTEEVEHELYRVCLQLGMTLISVGHRASLEKFHSWILKLHGEGRWELTRCEKMKPGKDAEKQALVCPATEPACAWESSE, encoded by the exons ATGTTCCTGACGCTGCTCTGCGTCGCCTTGCTGG AGCAGCTGGTTATCTACCAGGTCGGTGTCATCCCCAGCCAGTACTACGAGGTCCTGGGGAACAAGGACTTCTCCGGGTTCAAAACACTGACTGCCGTGGCCCTGACTCTCATCGTAGTGAATTCCACG CTAAAAAGTTTCGACCAGTTTATCTGCAACATGATGTACGTGAACTGGAGAAAATCCCTCACCGAATACCTCCACAGCTGCTACTTCCAGGGCCAGGTCTACTACAGCCTGCACGTGCTGCGTGAGGACATCGATAACCC GGACCAGCGTATCAGCCAGGATGTGGAGAGGTTCTGCAGGCAGCTCAGCTCCATGGCCAGCAAGATTGTCATCTCGCCCTTCACACTGGCCTACTACACATACCAGTGCTTCCACAG CACAGGCTGGCTAGGCCCGGTGAGCATCTTTGGGTATTTCATCATTGGGACAATTGTCAACAAGGTATTGATGAGCCCAATTGTGTCTAAACttgtgcagcaggaaaaactggaaGGGGATTTCAG GTTCAAGCACATGCAGATTCGTGTCAACGCAGAACCAGCTGCTTTCTACAG GGCTGGGCGAGTGGAGCACATGCGCACGAACCGGAGGCTGCAGAGCCTGCTGCAGACCCAGAGGGAGCTGATAGGCAAGGAGCTGTGGCTCTACA TTGGGATCAACACCTTTGACTACCTGGGCAGCATCCTGAGCTACGTGGTCATTGCCATTCCCATATTTTCTGGGGTCTACGGTGACTTGAGTCCAACAGAGCTCAGCGCCCTCGTTAGCAAG AATGCCTTTGTTTCCATCTACCTCATTGGCTGCTTCAGCCAACTCATAGATCTCTCCAGCACTGTGAGCGATGTAGCTGGCTACACACACAG GATTGGTGAATTGCAGGAGACCTTGCTGAgccttggcagaaaaaaaaatgataactACTCAGAAGCCAAAGCCAGCTGGGATTTGGACAG CTGTTCTGGGGAGAACCCAGTGCCAAGGGACACAGCTTTCCTTCTGGAGCGGGTGACACTCTCAGTGCCATCCTCTGGCAAGCTACTCATCAAGGACTTGAGCCTCAGGATCTCACAAGGAAACAGCGTGATGATTGTGGGGAACACTGGAACAGGGAAGACATCTCTCCTGAGGGTCCTTGGGGGACTCTGGGAAAGCACACGGG GGAGCATCAAGATGCTGACCTGCTTTGGCCCCCGGGGAGTGGTGTTCCTGCCGCAGCGGCCCTTCTTCACCGATGGAAGCCTGCGTGAGCAG GTGATCTATCCGCTGAAGGAGATCTATCCAGTTTCAG GGTCTGCAGATGATGAGAGAATTGTGCGATTCCTGGAGCTGGCCGGGCTG ACTGATTTGCTGGAAAGAGCTGGAGGACTGGACAAGCAGGTGGACTGGAACTG GTATGACATCCTGTCTCCAGGGGAGATGCAGAGGCTGTCATTTGCACGGCTCTTCTACCTCCAGCCAAAATATGCAG TGCTAGATGAAGCCACAAGTGCCTTGACAGAAGAGGTGGAGCATGAACTGTACCGTGTGTGCCTTCAGCTGGGCATGACACTGATCAGCGTGGGACACAGGGCCAGCCTGGAAAAG TTCCACAGCTGGATTTTGAAACTTCATGGAGAGGGAAGATGGGAGCTCACTCGATGCGAGAAGATGAAGCCAGGGAAGGATGCTGAAAAACAAGCCCTTGTCTGTCCAGCCACAGAACCTGCATGCGCATGGGAGAGCTCTGAATAG
- the ABCD4 gene encoding lysosomal cobalamin transporter ABCD4 isoform X14, with protein MRTNRRLQSLLQTQRELIGKELWLYIGINTFDYLGSILSYVVIAIPIFSGVYGDLSPTELSALVSKNAFVSIYLIGCFSQLIDLSSTVSDVAGYTHRIGELQETLLSLGRKKNDNYSEAKASWDLDSSCSGENPVPRDTAFLLERVTLSVPSSGKLLIKDLSLRISQGNSVMIVGNTGTGKTSLLRVLGGLWESTRGSIKMLTCFGPRGVVFLPQRPFFTDGSLREQVIYPLKEIYPVSGSADDERIVRFLELAGLTDLLERAGGLDKQVDWNWYDILSPGEMQRLSFARLFYLQPKYAVLDEATSALTEEVEHELYRVCLQLGMTLISVGHRASLEKFHSWILKLHGEGRWELTRCEKMKPGKDAEKQALVCPATEPACAWESSE; from the exons ATGCGCACGAACCGGAGGCTGCAGAGCCTGCTGCAGACCCAGAGGGAGCTGATAGGCAAGGAGCTGTGGCTCTACA TTGGGATCAACACCTTTGACTACCTGGGCAGCATCCTGAGCTACGTGGTCATTGCCATTCCCATATTTTCTGGGGTCTACGGTGACTTGAGTCCAACAGAGCTCAGCGCCCTCGTTAGCAAG AATGCCTTTGTTTCCATCTACCTCATTGGCTGCTTCAGCCAACTCATAGATCTCTCCAGCACTGTGAGCGATGTAGCTGGCTACACACACAG GATTGGTGAATTGCAGGAGACCTTGCTGAgccttggcagaaaaaaaaatgataactACTCAGAAGCCAAAGCCAGCTGGGATTTGGACAG CAGCTGTTCTGGGGAGAACCCAGTGCCAAGGGACACAGCTTTCCTTCTGGAGCGGGTGACACTCTCAGTGCCATCCTCTGGCAAGCTACTCATCAAGGACTTGAGCCTCAGGATCTCACAAGGAAACAGCGTGATGATTGTGGGGAACACTGGAACAGGGAAGACATCTCTCCTGAGGGTCCTTGGGGGACTCTGGGAAAGCACACGGG GGAGCATCAAGATGCTGACCTGCTTTGGCCCCCGGGGAGTGGTGTTCCTGCCGCAGCGGCCCTTCTTCACCGATGGAAGCCTGCGTGAGCAG GTGATCTATCCGCTGAAGGAGATCTATCCAGTTTCAG GGTCTGCAGATGATGAGAGAATTGTGCGATTCCTGGAGCTGGCCGGGCTG ACTGATTTGCTGGAAAGAGCTGGAGGACTGGACAAGCAGGTGGACTGGAACTG GTATGACATCCTGTCTCCAGGGGAGATGCAGAGGCTGTCATTTGCACGGCTCTTCTACCTCCAGCCAAAATATGCAG TGCTAGATGAAGCCACAAGTGCCTTGACAGAAGAGGTGGAGCATGAACTGTACCGTGTGTGCCTTCAGCTGGGCATGACACTGATCAGCGTGGGACACAGGGCCAGCCTGGAAAAG TTCCACAGCTGGATTTTGAAACTTCATGGAGAGGGAAGATGGGAGCTCACTCGATGCGAGAAGATGAAGCCAGGGAAGGATGCTGAAAAACAAGCCCTTGTCTGTCCAGCCACAGAACCTGCATGCGCATGGGAGAGCTCTGAATAG
- the ABCD4 gene encoding lysosomal cobalamin transporter ABCD4 isoform X4 — MQGEERPGPRLDGLFLRRFLRLQAVLFPGWPSPAALMFLTLLCVALLEQLVIYQVGVIPSQYYEVLGNKDFSGFKTLTAVALTLIVVNSTLKSFDQFICNMMYVNWRKSLTEYLHSCYFQGQVYYSLHVLREDIDNPDQRISQDVERFCRQLSSMASKIVISPFTLAYYTYQCFHSTGWLGPVSIFGYFIIGTIVNKVLMSPIVSKLVQQEKLEGDFRFKHMQIRVNAEPAAFYRAGRVEHMRTNRRLQSLLQTQRELIGKELWLYIGINTFDYLGSILSYVVIAIPIFSGVYGDLSPTELSALVSKNAFVSIYLIGCFSQLIDLSSTVSDVAGYTHRIGELQETLLSLGRKKNDNYSEAKASWDLDSCSGENPVPRDTAFLLERVTLSVPSSGKLLIKDLSLRISQGNSVMIVGNTGTGKTSLLRVLGGLWESTRGSIKMLTCFGPRGVVFLPQRPFFTDGSLREQVIYPLKEIYPVSGSADDERIVRFLELAGLTDLLERAGGLDKQVDWNWYDILSPGEMQRLSFARLFYLQPKYAVLDEATSALTEEVEHELYRVCLQLGMTLISVGHRASLEKFHSWILKLHGEGRWELTRCEKMKPGKDAEKQALVCPATEPACAWESSE; from the exons atGCAGGGCGAGGAGAG GCCTGGGCCGCGGCTGGACGGGCTGTTCCTGCGGCGCTTCCTGCGGCTGCAGGCCGTCCTCTTCCCCGGCTGGCCCTCCCCGGCCGCCCTGATGTTCCTGACGCTGCTCTGCGTCGCCTTGCTGG AGCAGCTGGTTATCTACCAGGTCGGTGTCATCCCCAGCCAGTACTACGAGGTCCTGGGGAACAAGGACTTCTCCGGGTTCAAAACACTGACTGCCGTGGCCCTGACTCTCATCGTAGTGAATTCCACG CTAAAAAGTTTCGACCAGTTTATCTGCAACATGATGTACGTGAACTGGAGAAAATCCCTCACCGAATACCTCCACAGCTGCTACTTCCAGGGCCAGGTCTACTACAGCCTGCACGTGCTGCGTGAGGACATCGATAACCC GGACCAGCGTATCAGCCAGGATGTGGAGAGGTTCTGCAGGCAGCTCAGCTCCATGGCCAGCAAGATTGTCATCTCGCCCTTCACACTGGCCTACTACACATACCAGTGCTTCCACAG CACAGGCTGGCTAGGCCCGGTGAGCATCTTTGGGTATTTCATCATTGGGACAATTGTCAACAAGGTATTGATGAGCCCAATTGTGTCTAAACttgtgcagcaggaaaaactggaaGGGGATTTCAG GTTCAAGCACATGCAGATTCGTGTCAACGCAGAACCAGCTGCTTTCTACAG GGCTGGGCGAGTGGAGCACATGCGCACGAACCGGAGGCTGCAGAGCCTGCTGCAGACCCAGAGGGAGCTGATAGGCAAGGAGCTGTGGCTCTACA TTGGGATCAACACCTTTGACTACCTGGGCAGCATCCTGAGCTACGTGGTCATTGCCATTCCCATATTTTCTGGGGTCTACGGTGACTTGAGTCCAACAGAGCTCAGCGCCCTCGTTAGCAAG AATGCCTTTGTTTCCATCTACCTCATTGGCTGCTTCAGCCAACTCATAGATCTCTCCAGCACTGTGAGCGATGTAGCTGGCTACACACACAG GATTGGTGAATTGCAGGAGACCTTGCTGAgccttggcagaaaaaaaaatgataactACTCAGAAGCCAAAGCCAGCTGGGATTTGGACAG CTGTTCTGGGGAGAACCCAGTGCCAAGGGACACAGCTTTCCTTCTGGAGCGGGTGACACTCTCAGTGCCATCCTCTGGCAAGCTACTCATCAAGGACTTGAGCCTCAGGATCTCACAAGGAAACAGCGTGATGATTGTGGGGAACACTGGAACAGGGAAGACATCTCTCCTGAGGGTCCTTGGGGGACTCTGGGAAAGCACACGGG GGAGCATCAAGATGCTGACCTGCTTTGGCCCCCGGGGAGTGGTGTTCCTGCCGCAGCGGCCCTTCTTCACCGATGGAAGCCTGCGTGAGCAG GTGATCTATCCGCTGAAGGAGATCTATCCAGTTTCAG GGTCTGCAGATGATGAGAGAATTGTGCGATTCCTGGAGCTGGCCGGGCTG ACTGATTTGCTGGAAAGAGCTGGAGGACTGGACAAGCAGGTGGACTGGAACTG GTATGACATCCTGTCTCCAGGGGAGATGCAGAGGCTGTCATTTGCACGGCTCTTCTACCTCCAGCCAAAATATGCAG TGCTAGATGAAGCCACAAGTGCCTTGACAGAAGAGGTGGAGCATGAACTGTACCGTGTGTGCCTTCAGCTGGGCATGACACTGATCAGCGTGGGACACAGGGCCAGCCTGGAAAAG TTCCACAGCTGGATTTTGAAACTTCATGGAGAGGGAAGATGGGAGCTCACTCGATGCGAGAAGATGAAGCCAGGGAAGGATGCTGAAAAACAAGCCCTTGTCTGTCCAGCCACAGAACCTGCATGCGCATGGGAGAGCTCTGAATAG